In Silene latifolia isolate original U9 population chromosome X, ASM4854445v1, whole genome shotgun sequence, the following proteins share a genomic window:
- the LOC141623705 gene encoding uncharacterized protein LOC141623705 isoform X2 codes for MELLGRKILVVFLCFMLLFSVFSSASASASASASPAKIVSGVLSSSVAKLMKWVWSLKSTTKTAISGRSMMKYESGYNVETVFDGSKLGIEPYSVQLLPTGDLLILDSANSNLYTISSSLSLYSRPKLVAGSAEGYLGHVDGKHREAKMNHPKGVAVDDKGNIYVADTVNMAIRKISDAGVTTIAGGKWSQRGGGHVDGPSEEAKFSSDFDVVYVGSSCSLLVIDRGNRAIREIQLHFDDCAYQYESGLPLGIVVLLAAGFFGYMLALLQRRTTEITTPNPYQKPLKSVRPPLIPTEKESEKQVESFFGSLRKLLTTAATSGMEIVTTIFPVFKRKPVPYQYLNQGSYQQHTGWQSQESFEIPKEEEPPSIETRAPTPKKTYAFMCKDADKMQQLRQSRVLYTEFQQQQQKQQNRHQHHSAIPHTYYEQICEKTNEIVFGAVQNVGQRESVIRPTPYAMDSSIRYRNGYTHSFPSYT; via the exons atggAGTTATTGGGTAGGAAGATTTTGGTTGTTTTTCTCTGTTTTATGCTTTTATTTTCTGTGTTTTCTTCAGCTTCAGCTTCTGCTTCTGCTTCTGCTTCACCTGCTA AAATAGTAAGTGGGGTTCTGTCAAGTTCCGTAGCTAAGCTTATGAAATGGGTGTGGTCACTTAAAAGTACCACAAAAACAG CAATATCTGGGCGTTCGATGATGAAATATGAGAGCGGCTATAATGTGGAGACAGTGTTTGACGGAAGTAAGCTTGGAATTGAACCTTATTCTGTTCAACTTCTCCCAACTGGAGACCTTCTGATTTTGGACTCTGCTAATAGCAATCTTTACACCATCTCCTCGTCACTCTCCCTTT ACAGCAGGCCAAAGCTGGTTGCTGGGTCAGCTGAGGGATACTTGGGTCATGTAGATGGGAAACACAGGGAGGCAAAGATGAACCATCCTAAAGGTGTTGCTGTAGATGACAAAGGAAACATTTATGTGGCTGATACTGTCAACATGGCGATCAGGAAGATCAGCGATGCAG GAGTGACAACAATTGCTGGAGGGAAATGGAGCCAAAGGGGAGGAGGGCATGTGGATGGACCGAGTGAAGAAGCTAAGTTTTCCAGTGATTTTGATGTGGTCTATGTTGGAAGCAGCTGCTCCTTGCTGGTCATCGATAGGGGGAATCGAGCAATCAGAGAAATCCAACTTCATTTTGATGACTGTGCTTATCAGTATGAAAGTGGCTTACCTCTTG GAATCGTTGTTCTGTTAGCTGCTGGGTTCTTTGGCTACATGCTGGCCTTGTTGCAAAGACGA ACAACAGAAATCACTACACCAAATCCATACCAGAAGCCTCTAAAATCAGTGCGGCCGCCCCTGATCCCAACTGAAAAAGAATCAGAGAAGCAGGTGGAAAGCTTTTTCGGGTCATTGAGGAAGTTACTTACCACTGCTGCCACATCAGGCATGGAAATTGTGACAACTATATTTCCAGTTTTCAAAAGAAAGCCAGTGCCGTATCAGTACCTAAATCAAGGGAGCTACCAGCAACACACTGGTTGGCAGTCACAGGAAAGCTTTGAGATACCTAAGGAAGAGGAGCCTCCTTCCATTGAAACCAGGGCACCTACCCCCAAAAAAACCTATGCTTTCATGTGTAAAGATGCTGACAAAATGCAGCAATTGAGACAAAGCCGAGTTTTGTACACGGAATTTCAGCAACAGCAGCAGAAACAGCAGAACCGTCATCAGCACCACTCGGCCATCCCTCATACTTACTATGAACAAATCTGTGAGAAAACCAATGAAATTGTGTTTGGTGCGGTCCAGAACGTAGGTCAACGTGAATCGGTTATACGACCTACTCCATATGCTATGGATTCATCTATTCGATACAGAAATGGGTATACCCATAGTTTCCCATCCTATACATAA
- the LOC141623705 gene encoding uncharacterized protein LOC141623705 isoform X1, with translation MELLGRKILVVFLCFMLLFSVFSSASASASASASPAKIVSGVLSSSVAKLMKWVWSLKSTTKTAISGRSMMKYESGYNVETVFDGSKLGIEPYSVQLLPTGDLLILDSANSNLYTISSSLSLYSRPKLVAGSAEGYLGHVDGKHREAKMNHPKGVAVDDKGNIYVADTVNMAIRKISDAGVTTIAGGKWSQRGGGHVDGPSEEAKFSSDFDVVYVGSSCSLLVIDRGNRAIREIQLHFDDCAYQYESGLPLGIVVLLAAGFFGYMLALLQRRVGSIVSSQHTTEITTPNPYQKPLKSVRPPLIPTEKESEKQVESFFGSLRKLLTTAATSGMEIVTTIFPVFKRKPVPYQYLNQGSYQQHTGWQSQESFEIPKEEEPPSIETRAPTPKKTYAFMCKDADKMQQLRQSRVLYTEFQQQQQKQQNRHQHHSAIPHTYYEQICEKTNEIVFGAVQNVGQRESVIRPTPYAMDSSIRYRNGYTHSFPSYT, from the exons atggAGTTATTGGGTAGGAAGATTTTGGTTGTTTTTCTCTGTTTTATGCTTTTATTTTCTGTGTTTTCTTCAGCTTCAGCTTCTGCTTCTGCTTCTGCTTCACCTGCTA AAATAGTAAGTGGGGTTCTGTCAAGTTCCGTAGCTAAGCTTATGAAATGGGTGTGGTCACTTAAAAGTACCACAAAAACAG CAATATCTGGGCGTTCGATGATGAAATATGAGAGCGGCTATAATGTGGAGACAGTGTTTGACGGAAGTAAGCTTGGAATTGAACCTTATTCTGTTCAACTTCTCCCAACTGGAGACCTTCTGATTTTGGACTCTGCTAATAGCAATCTTTACACCATCTCCTCGTCACTCTCCCTTT ACAGCAGGCCAAAGCTGGTTGCTGGGTCAGCTGAGGGATACTTGGGTCATGTAGATGGGAAACACAGGGAGGCAAAGATGAACCATCCTAAAGGTGTTGCTGTAGATGACAAAGGAAACATTTATGTGGCTGATACTGTCAACATGGCGATCAGGAAGATCAGCGATGCAG GAGTGACAACAATTGCTGGAGGGAAATGGAGCCAAAGGGGAGGAGGGCATGTGGATGGACCGAGTGAAGAAGCTAAGTTTTCCAGTGATTTTGATGTGGTCTATGTTGGAAGCAGCTGCTCCTTGCTGGTCATCGATAGGGGGAATCGAGCAATCAGAGAAATCCAACTTCATTTTGATGACTGTGCTTATCAGTATGAAAGTGGCTTACCTCTTG GAATCGTTGTTCTGTTAGCTGCTGGGTTCTTTGGCTACATGCTGGCCTTGTTGCAAAGACGAGTAGGTTCCATTGTTTCTTCGCAACAT ACAACAGAAATCACTACACCAAATCCATACCAGAAGCCTCTAAAATCAGTGCGGCCGCCCCTGATCCCAACTGAAAAAGAATCAGAGAAGCAGGTGGAAAGCTTTTTCGGGTCATTGAGGAAGTTACTTACCACTGCTGCCACATCAGGCATGGAAATTGTGACAACTATATTTCCAGTTTTCAAAAGAAAGCCAGTGCCGTATCAGTACCTAAATCAAGGGAGCTACCAGCAACACACTGGTTGGCAGTCACAGGAAAGCTTTGAGATACCTAAGGAAGAGGAGCCTCCTTCCATTGAAACCAGGGCACCTACCCCCAAAAAAACCTATGCTTTCATGTGTAAAGATGCTGACAAAATGCAGCAATTGAGACAAAGCCGAGTTTTGTACACGGAATTTCAGCAACAGCAGCAGAAACAGCAGAACCGTCATCAGCACCACTCGGCCATCCCTCATACTTACTATGAACAAATCTGTGAGAAAACCAATGAAATTGTGTTTGGTGCGGTCCAGAACGTAGGTCAACGTGAATCGGTTATACGACCTACTCCATATGCTATGGATTCATCTATTCGATACAGAAATGGGTATACCCATAGTTTCCCATCCTATACATAA